From Kwoniella dendrophila CBS 6074 chromosome 11, complete sequence, a single genomic window includes:
- a CDS encoding ATP-dependent RNA helicase ROK1, which yields MASAFNLLTAGGAKFDKNRFKHDFELFGTKKDRKGKGKASARTIDANDSKSLPHSLDFFGDHTSTQPKPTVEEESDTDSDASSSSSSSSSSKHVAPPTQKITLTGLEPLPKSLHTNLPSLVNHESSALTSKAGEPLLKALKNANIHSLWGVQCAVGGCLLEGKDTICIAPTGSGKTLSYVLPTLVKLRDPARSLIDDEKDTGKGIRSVIVVPTHDLAIQILGVVKAVTRGRSWRTLVLTKATEKAVCDSSPGSNIATDEKNAEMDDEEEEEDSDAESTGSVDEFAKPKSGNPTGLGLDILIATPERLHHLLESSKISLAVTRYIIFDESDRLLSPDFLPQVEPILVACTHPDVQKCFLSATMPSGVEKIAKKWLKDEGVRVVVGVKDSAVTTVDQSLLYTGSESGKLLALRNLVSSGSLPYPSLIFVQSIERADELYKTLILEGIKVDVVHGGRGKSKRDEAIKNFRLGHVWMLVVTEVLARGMDFRGVKVVVNYDFPQTVQSYIHRIGRTGRAGRPGKAITFFNIEDGVYLRTIANVLRSSGCFVPEYMLDLKKPTKNQKKNLAKAPIKRKSIGGGGRDVAKEKGQKRKQMVEASKKRKLQSRDQD from the exons ATGGCTTCAGCTTTCAACCTTCTTACTGCCGGAGGAGCGAAATTCGATAAAAACCGATTCAAACATGATTTTGAGCTTTTTGGAACC AAAAAAGATCgaaaagggaaagggaaagcATCCGCAAGAACGATAGATGCCAACGATTCAAAATCTCTACCTCATTCCCTTGATTTCTTCGGTGATCACACATCTACTCAACCCAAACCCACTGTTGAAGAGGAATCGGATACAGACTCCGatgcatcttcatcctcctcttcatcttcatcttctaaacaTGTGGCACCACCAACACAGAAAATCACATTAACAGGATTAgaaccattacctaaatcattaCATAccaatttaccatctttagtTAATCACGAATCGTCCGCGTTAACTTCTAAAGCTGGCGAACCGTTGTTAAAGGCACTGAAGAATGCTAATATACATAGTTTATGGGGTGTACAGTGTGCTGTAGGAGGTTGTCTGTTGGAAGGAAAAGATACTATTTGTATCGCACCtacaggttcaggtaaaactcTATCATACGTTTTACCTACTTTAGTCAAACTCAGAGATCCAGCAAGATCATtaatagatgatgaaaaggataCTGGAAAAGGAATTAGGTCGGTAATAGTGGTACCAACACATGATTTAGCAATTCAAATTCTGGGTGTTGTCAAAGCTGTAACTAGGGGCAGAAGTTGGCGAACATTGGTATTAACTAAAGCTACTGAGAAAGCAGTCTGCGACAGTTCACCTGGGAGTAACATAGCTACTGATGAGAAGAATGCGGagatggatgatgaagaggaagaagaagacagtGATGCGGAATCTACTGGAAGTGTAGATGAATTCGCCAAACCCAAATCTGGAAATCCTACTGGACTAGGTTTAGATATACTTATCGCTACACCGGAAAGATTGCATCATTTACTGGAGTCGAGCAAGATTTCACTTGCTGT AACCCGATATATCATCTTCGATGAATCTGATCGACTGCTCTCACCTGATTTCTTACCTCAAGTTGAACCTATTCTTGTCGCTTGTACCCATCCAGATGTACAGAAGTGCTTCTTATCAGCTACTATGCCTTCTGGCGTAGAAAAGATTGCTAAGAAATGGTTAAAAGACGAAGGTGTTAGAGTAGTCGTTGGtgtcaa AGACTCCGCAGTAACGACGGTAGATCAATCATTGCTTTATACCGGGTcagaatcaggtaaattattagCATTGCGTAATTTAGTATCAAGTGGTTCATTACCATATCCATCATTAATTTTCGTACAATCAATCGAAAGAGCCGATGAATTGTATAAAACATTGATCTTGGAAGGTATaaaagttgatgttgttcaTGGTGGAAGAGGTAAATCTAAAAGAGATGAAGCTATTAAAAACTTTAGATTAGGTCATGTATGGATGTTAGTCGTCACTGAAGTTTTAGCTAGAGGTATGGATTTTAGAGGTGTCAAAGTCGTTGTCAATTATG ATTTCCCACAAACAGTTCaatcatatatacatagaATCGGTAGAACAGGTAGAGCAGGTAGACCAGGAAAAGCTATAACGTTCTTCAATATCGAAGATGGTGTTTACTTAAGAACAATTGCAAACGTTTTAAGATCAAGCGGTTGTTTCGTTCCAGAATATATGTTGGATTTGAAAAAACCAACTaagaat